catgcatgtgggacttgGGGAAAAATGTCTGCCGGCCAAATGAGCATTAGATCGTCAGGTTTAGACAGTCCTTGTTGGGCTGGGATCCCCTGGACCTCCCTTCTATTAGCTAGCACATATCCCCCTCTGAAAGACCCATCATGTCGGAGCATTACCTGAACACCCAGTTATTTTtagaggggttttctgagacttaactGATGTCCTATACCCAGGACCTTGgccgatcagctgattgagaagGTCACGGCGCTCTAGTGAGCCCCACTGTTTCCTTGCAGCTATCCCtagtccagtgacgtcacattagtGATCCCATGGCCTAGGCACCGCTCACCaccggctgagctgcgatacaaaGCATGGccgctatccaatggatggcgctgtgcttggtaagctgcaataaGGCTGCATCGCTTACATGAGTACAGgtgccttctcatacagctgattggcaggggtcctaggtgtcaggcccccaccgatcagatattgatgacctatccaaaggctaggtcatcagttaaatagTCTcggaaaaaaaacctttaacaGGCACAGTGTAATACCTCATTAATCCTGCGGGGGCGCTGCAGGAGTAAAAGAACAGTCACTGCTTTCCCCCAGGGATAATTATTGACCACAGGGGGACCTTGCAGTAAACCAGTACATggtctaatcatctgaatcacttACCAAGTAGAGTTTTAGGGTTGGTTAGGCCTAGCTGTACGACAGGGTTGTCGAGGATGGCTTGGAATAAAGGGCTAGAGGTGTCAATTCCTTTGTCCAAATCCTCGGGAGAAGGTTTCTTGTCTCCTAGCAGCCATTCGCACTGAAATAACAAGAGCCTGGGTGACCATCAGGTTCTGGATTATTACACATCCCATAAACATGCAGAGAAGCAGGCCATGCTCCAGCATATAAAGGGTTATGCCCTGTCCTCATACTGCGGTCATAAAACGCACAGGGACAGCCATGATCACAACCATGTACGTGATCTAATCCAGAGATCCTGATAATCTGGTGGATTAACAGGAAGTTACTGGAGACTTTGGAATAGATTAATGCTTTAATGCCACTTTTGTGGCGTTAAAAAGTTACAAATTATATAGTGCATGCCATAATTTGAGACTTTTTTTGAGATTCTTGCCCCTTTTTTAACATGCCGAGAGAGGGAAGAGCGTTTAGTGGAAGGGGCAGTGCCTCCACAAAGAGCTAGATTTACTATAACTTGcgccaaaaactggtgtaaattatagttCACGTCTAGGCCAGCCCCTAGCGGAAGTAGATTTGAGTATCTGGTGCCTCTCAGTCTGGTGAGTAAGGGATCCAGAATGGTGAATGGTAACGCTACTCTTGATAAACCTCTCCCTTTGTTTATTTGGGGTGGGGGCCACTGGTTGAGGGGGAAGGATTCTCTACAGTCATGCACAGACCAATCATAGGTAtccaccttagggctcatgcacacaaatgtattttgtttccgcgTTCGTTCCGTTCTGTTttgtttgcagataggatgcagacccattcatttcaatggttctgtaaaaaaaaaaaaaaagcggacagcacattgtgtgccgtctgcatccgtttgtccgttccgtagccctacaaaaaagatagaacacgtcctattcttgtcagttttgcggacaaggataagcaTTGTTACAGCGtagccggaaaaaaaaaacgtcatccatatttctttgcggaccgcaaaatacatacggttgtgcgcatgagcccttactgctaAGGGAAAAAGGTTGTCAGGGTTCATACTCACCGCTGCGTCCTGCTGATTGTTGTTCACCCGAAGGGCATCAATCACTTCCTTCTCGTCAAACCCCATTTCCATCAAAGCTATAACAGTCTAGAAAGCAAAACCAAGTTATACCGGATCGCAGCACCTTCACATAATAAGGGTAAAGCCATGTTCACATTGCAGATCTTCCGTGCGCATTTTGGCATGTTTTTCCCGCCAAAATCCATGCGGAATCGGCTCTCATTCCTTcttccagtgaaaaaaaaaaaaaaagggaacaagcTCAAACTTTTTAGCGCAGATTCCTATTCAATCAATGAGAGGCCTAAAAAACCCCCcatcaaaatctgcaccaaaccaaaaaaatgtgcggAAAACACACAGAATTTTTATGCATATTCCTCAACTATATTTTAAAAGCGTTTTCCGACTGTTTCATACTCAGCTGTTTGAGTAAGCCGTAGCTTTCCGGTGagtaccgcggccttctcacagcgtTCACATCcactggtcacgtggcctaggcccagcttagtcccattcaagtgaatggggctgagctgcaataccaagcacagccactatacaatggacggcgctgtgcttggtaaccgGTGAGGAGGCCACGGCGCTCGCCAGAGGTCTCTTCAAGCAGCCGAATTCAATCGCGGGGAAGAAATATCCACAATCACATCCTTGCGTTGGGGATTTCTGCGGCTGCATTCCCACTTACCCGGGGGTCAGGACGAAATTCTCTTTTCCGCCGTATCTTCTTGAAGATTTCTGTGAGTTCATCTTTAGGGTCCTCTGCGGCAGCTCCCTGCCTTGATCTGGAGTCCTCGGATGCTGAAGCCCCGGCCACGTCTGACGCGTTCTCACTTGGGAGAGGTGTATCTGCTGTTGGATCATCGGCGTGTTCGATCAACCACTCCATGGCCTGCGTCACCGACATGCTGCAAAACGAAAGTCAGATCAGGTGAAAAAAAACGATGAGGATGCATCCACCAAAGTACAAAATGCTAAACTTCCCCAAGAACTAATGGAGAAGTAGTAACAGCCATATTAGTTGTCACCCAGCTCTATTTGTACACGCTGTAAAAGTGCAGCGCGCGGCGTCTGCAATGTCCAGTTGGTGTATGCACCATGAAACCTCTCGATTAGTGGTGTGCCAATCAAATCTGTCTCCTTGAGCCGCAAGGGTTGACAGGATCAGCCACCCTGCCCGGTCCTGTcaatcttgcatgcgctgtagcttTGAGCAGTGGAACAAGCCCAGAGGAACTGCTGCTTTTATCTGGGCAGCGCTGATGCCAACTGCGCAGGCGCCACTACACTTCCAGATGTACCCAGACGTCACCGGTGCATGCACGGTCGGCATCTGCTCTgccgaggtagcagcagcagatcCTCTGCGCTTGTGCCACTACTCAGATGGATTGCGCAGGGAAGACTGACAGGACCAGGCGAAATTTCTGATCCTGTCAATCGAGGGGGGGGTCTCTTGAGGAGCAGGGCTCAAGGAGCCTGATATTTAACaaattcgatttgctcaacaccacTCCCGATGTATATGTCAACTATACCCATAGCCTCCCATTCAcctaaaaggggttctgcagtttttttaaactctggatagatcatcagcatctgatcggctgtttgagaaggaagcaGTGCTGGCAgtggcgccgctgccttctcgcgGTTTACcgtaggcccagtgacatcacgactagtatcactggcctgggcggggctaagctctgttcacttgaatggagcttagccgcgcccaggccagttgatacaagtcgtgacatcactgggcctgcggtaaacagcaagaaggccgcagcactactgccagcgccgctgccttctcaaacagatgatcgtcaggggtcccgggtgtcagccccccaccgatcagatgctgatgatctatctagaggatagatcatcagtttaaaaaaaactgccgaACCCCTTGAAGTAGACCATAAGAGTGTCGGAATACCATTTTTCTTTGCCGCCATCTTGgttatcacccagcttttccaggaaaGGATAACATATTGACTTTGAAAAATGCCCTTCTGATTAGATCCACCAGAAGCCGCTTCTACCCTCGGCACTTCTTCTAGTCCTAGTACCAGCCACCAGATAGACTGAAGTACCTACTGATTTAACCGCAGGGCCTTCACTGCTCGGCTCTCAGGGAATCCCATCTCCGTGAGGTGCCGTAACGCTACTTCATCCACTCGATCCTCCTCATCTTCGTCCAACATGGCTGAAATTATGGAAAAGCAGGAGGCGAGTCATCCAGGATGTGGAGTAGGCAAGCTGCACAATTCAGCCGCCATACCCCAGGAGGATGCACCCTGTTAACCCATACTTGCCATTTGCCTTTTTAAAGAGCTCGACGGCATCAGGGTTCAGCGCTAGCAACTTCTGGGCCACCTCGATAAGAGACACCAAAATCTTCCGAAGCTCCGTCTGAAACTGCAAGAAAATGACAAAGTTTAATCCTGAGATGGAAAACCTGCAAGGAGATGAGGAGTAGGGGgtcaggctacatgcacacaaccatttgtACTCTGTGGTCCGCAAACAGCAGATCCGTAAAATACAAATGTGGTCCATGTGCATCCCACACGTTCCTCGGTCCCCATTATAGaaatggcggacaagaataggacgtattgtacaatttgcggaatggccgcACGGATGACATCCCTGTGCTGTCCagtttttgcagccccatagaaatgaatgggtccacgagcAAACGGCAAAAAATGTGTATCGGATggcggaccaaaaatatggtcatgtgcatgagcccttaaatggATGAAGATAAATGTCCGATAGgtggtcccatctctgggacctcCACCTACAGGGAGAAAGGGGGTCTCATGACCCCTGTTCTGCCAGGCAAGGCCAATGATAGATGAgagatatattattattattattattattatttattttaaagtgccattaattccatggcgctgtacatccagCTGgggttacacaaaaaaaaaaaaactgtaaacaagaaactattaacagactggtatagaggggtagaggaccctgcccgcaagagcttacaatctataagggaaggggagaacacagtaggtgagggtataggCTGCTCTTGTGGCTGTGCGGTGGCAGCATGCTCATTGCCGATGGTAGGCTTTCCAGGTTACTCTTGAAGCTTtggatgttgggggggggggcgggggtctgatgtgttggggtagtgagttccagagtagggGGGAGAAGCATGTGAGACATCTTGTAGTCAATAGTGTCAGGAACAGATGAGAGGAGAAgataggaggaggtcctgtgaggatctgaGAATACTTGtaaggatgtatcgggaaagcaggtcagagatgtaaggaaagggcaggttgtggacggccttatatGTAGTGGTTAGTATTCTAAACTGAATTCGCTAGaattagagagatagatatgagacagatagatgatagatagatagatagatagatagatagatagatagatagatagatagatagatgtgagatgAGACTTTGGAGAACTCTTTAGTCGTTCTATCACAGGTAAGTACTCACATCTCTCATGTTGTGGTGAGCGATGGTCCTGTCTGTGGTACGAGCCTGCAGACCAGCCGTAGCCTTCAGTATGGCGTCCTTGTCCGGAGCCTTCTGATCCTGCTTACGCTGTAAAGTATAAGACAGTCGGCGTCAGTTTTCTTCTTTCCTTAAAGTGTAACTCCGACTATCACCATCCTATGGCTTTTAGCTCCAGCGCTCTGTAATGACTAAGGTCAGAGCTCTGCTCTTCTGATCCTGTGCACACTTCAaacacccttaggcctcctgcacacgaccgtatggttttgcggtccgttttaaatggatcagttttttccgtttttttttttttgtttgtttgtttgtttcagtagtgcttccgtttccattccattttgccgttccgtttgtgatccgtttttttgcaggtcgcaaatggaaacggaagcatacaataatgtttaaacagtaagtacataaaaaaattggtctgggcataagattttcaatagatggttccgcaaaaacggaacagatacagaagacatacggatgcattccgtatgtgttccgttttttttgcggatccattgacttgaatggagccacggaacgtgattttcgggcaataataggacaagttctacgttagaacggaatggaaatacggaaacagaaggcgTAAGGCATACGGaggaccttcagttttttttgcggatccattgaaatcaatggttccgtatacggaatgcaaaaaacggaacgtaaacgggaaaaaaaccacacatttgtgtgcaggaggccttaggcctccgtgccgctagtgtgaaagtagcctaaggcctcctgcacacaaatgtttatttatttattttccccgttttttgcattccgtatacggaaccattaatttcaatggatccgcaaaaaaaacggaaggtcctCCTTATGCCttatgtttccgtatttccattccgttcaaacgtagaacatgtcctataattgcccgaaaatcacgttccgtggctccattcaagtcaatggatccgcaaaaaaaaacggaatgcatccgtatgtcttctgtatccgttccgtttttgcggaaccatctattgaaaatcttatgcccagcccaattttttaatgtacttactgtttaaacattcttctatgcttccgtttccatttgcgacctgcaaaaaacggatcacaaacggaacggcaaaatggaatggaaacggaagcactactgaaacaaacaaaaaactgaaaaaactgatccatttaaaacggacctcaaaccatacggtcgtgtgcaggaggcctaagggtgtgTTAAGGCTGCACAGGATcagaaggcattttctattaagtgccggcgatgtgtggtccgcaaaattactggtgtccgtgttttgcgtttctgcggatccgcaaaacacttacggacgtgtgaatggacccttaggatacatgcacatgaccatatgtgttttgctgtccgcaaattgcggatccgcaa
The Bufo bufo chromosome 8, aBufBuf1.1, whole genome shotgun sequence genome window above contains:
- the UBAC1 gene encoding ubiquitin-associated domain-containing protein 1, coding for MFVQEEKIFAGRVLRLHVCTMEGAEWLEEVTEDMTLERLKERCLKHCAHGSLEDPKSLTHHKLVHASTERVLSDTKTVAEENIQDRDVLLLIKKRAPPPPPKMTDVSAEEKRKQDQKAPDKDAILKATAGLQARTTDRTIAHHNMRDFQTELRKILVSLIEVAQKLLALNPDAVELFKKANAMLDEDEEDRVDEVALRHLTEMGFPESRAVKALRLNHMSVTQAMEWLIEHADDPTADTPLPSENASDVAGASASEDSRSRQGAAAEDPKDELTEIFKKIRRKREFRPDPRTVIALMEMGFDEKEVIDALRVNNNQQDAACEWLLGDKKPSPEDLDKGIDTSSPLFQAILDNPVVQLGLTNPKTLLAFEDMLENPLNSTQWMNDPETGPVMLQISRIFQTLNRT